From Deltaproteobacteria bacterium HGW-Deltaproteobacteria-4, one genomic window encodes:
- a CDS encoding HNH endonuclease: MAKEVTRYIKPEVERELWARSAGRCQFDGCNRFVFRSPVTQEPVNISEKAHIYSFSQSGPRGWGPFVANKKQLNEISNLMLVCHDCHKTIDQDIQGDRYSANLLIRWKEEHEKRIAIVTGVDPTKKSLVVLYGANIGEEKSLLQPAAAHDALFPDWYPSEERPIYLSMNWEGRDHDDAFWRTEITNLKSAFNRQLRPNLDNSDCLHLSLFALAPIPLMIFLGSLLTDKVPAQTYQLHREPYQSWKWQNGPADFAFQINRPKSTVHPPALVISLSDNIAPSRIIAVLGEEVSIWELTIENPNNDFLKSKEQLSQFRSTVRQLIVDIGIVHGKHTPLAIFPAMPVACAVDIGRVRMPKADGPWIIYDNNNQQKKFIYALEIGGTNHE; this comes from the coding sequence ATGGCTAAGGAAGTAACCAGATACATCAAACCCGAAGTTGAGAGGGAACTCTGGGCCCGTTCCGCAGGACGTTGCCAATTCGATGGATGCAATCGTTTCGTGTTTAGATCGCCAGTAACACAAGAGCCGGTGAACATATCAGAGAAAGCCCACATCTACTCATTTTCTCAATCCGGACCTCGGGGTTGGGGACCATTTGTTGCGAATAAGAAGCAACTTAACGAAATTTCCAATTTGATGCTGGTCTGTCACGACTGCCACAAAACTATTGACCAGGACATTCAAGGTGATCGCTACTCAGCTAACCTGCTCATTAGATGGAAGGAAGAGCATGAAAAGCGTATCGCAATAGTCACGGGAGTAGACCCTACCAAAAAATCTCTCGTTGTTCTCTACGGAGCAAATATTGGAGAGGAGAAATCATTACTGCAACCGGCTGCGGCACATGATGCGCTTTTCCCAGATTGGTATCCGTCAGAAGAACGTCCCATCTACCTTTCGATGAACTGGGAAGGTAGGGACCATGATGATGCTTTCTGGAGAACAGAGATCACTAATCTGAAGAGTGCATTCAATCGCCAACTTCGGCCAAATCTTGACAACAGTGATTGCCTACATCTTTCGCTGTTTGCCTTGGCACCTATACCTTTGATGATTTTTTTGGGCTCTCTGTTGACGGATAAAGTGCCTGCGCAAACCTATCAACTTCACCGGGAACCCTACCAATCTTGGAAATGGCAAAATGGCCCAGCAGATTTCGCATTTCAAATTAACCGGCCAAAATCTACAGTTCATCCTCCCGCTCTAGTGATTTCATTGAGCGACAACATTGCACCATCGCGAATCATCGCAGTTTTAGGTGAAGAAGTTTCCATCTGGGAGTTGACAATTGAGAATCCGAACAACGACTTCTTGAAGTCCAAAGAGCAGCTTTCACAATTTCGATCAACCGTTCGCCAACTCATCGTTGACATAGGTATCGTGCACGGAAAACATACGCCGTTGGCAATTTTTCCAGCAATGCCCGTCGCGTGTGCTGTCGACATTGGTCGAGTTCGGATGCCAAAGGCTGACGGGCCATGGATCATTTATGACAATAACAACCAGCAAAAAAAGTTTATCTACGCATTAGAAATTGGGGGAACCAACCATGAATAA
- the ald gene encoding alanine dehydrogenase codes for MIVGVAREIKAQEYRVGMTPAGVRQLAGDGNMVLVEHDAGTGSGFDDDDYASAGATLVTRLELFARSELLIKVKEPLPAEYELLRPQQILFTYLHLAPNRPLVNLLLKRNLTAFAYETLEEGGRTPLLTPMSEIAGRMAPLVGAFYLQRPYGGSGLLPGGVPGVPPARALILGAGVVGQGAARIAIGLGMETIVLNRGSERLRQLDRQFSGTIQTRILNDDTLEEELSRADLIIGALYSTGGRTPLLITRERLQTLRTGTVIVDVAIDQGGCAASSRPTTHDNPVYEVNGILHYCVANMPGAYPRTSTLALTNATLPYIRQLAKSGVDESLRSSRPLATALNLRAGAIIHPALAAAYAAGAEPDHK; via the coding sequence ATGATTGTTGGCGTCGCACGGGAAATAAAGGCTCAGGAATACCGGGTCGGGATGACTCCCGCCGGAGTGCGACAACTTGCCGGGGACGGGAACATGGTTCTGGTCGAGCACGACGCCGGAACAGGGAGCGGCTTTGACGATGACGACTACGCCAGCGCCGGAGCGACGCTGGTGACCCGGCTCGAACTCTTTGCCCGGAGTGAGCTGCTGATCAAAGTCAAAGAGCCCCTCCCTGCAGAATACGAATTGCTGCGACCGCAGCAGATTCTTTTCACCTATCTCCACCTTGCTCCCAACCGTCCCCTCGTCAACCTCCTCCTCAAACGTAATCTCACCGCTTTTGCTTACGAAACCCTGGAGGAAGGAGGACGAACCCCTCTTCTCACGCCGATGAGCGAGATCGCCGGACGCATGGCTCCGCTGGTAGGTGCCTTCTATCTGCAACGCCCGTATGGCGGCAGCGGACTCCTTCCCGGTGGTGTCCCCGGGGTCCCCCCGGCGCGGGCCCTCATCCTCGGTGCCGGCGTTGTCGGGCAGGGGGCAGCGCGCATTGCTATCGGCCTCGGGATGGAGACCATTGTTCTCAACCGCGGGTCGGAACGGTTGCGACAACTTGATCGTCAGTTCTCCGGAACGATCCAAACCCGCATCCTTAACGACGATACTCTTGAAGAGGAGCTTAGCCGTGCCGATCTGATCATCGGCGCTCTCTACAGCACCGGGGGCCGCACCCCACTGCTAATAACCCGTGAGCGATTACAAACTCTGCGCACCGGCACGGTGATTGTCGACGTCGCCATCGATCAAGGCGGGTGCGCCGCCAGCAGCCGCCCCACGACTCATGACAATCCGGTCTACGAGGTCAACGGCATCCTTCACTACTGCGTCGCCAACATGCCCGGCGCCTACCCTCGCACCTCGACTCTCGCCCTGACCAACGCCACCCTCCCCTACATCCGCCAGCTGGCAAAATCTGGCGTTGACGAATCACTGCGTAGCTCCCGCCCATTGGCTACGGCCCTCAATCTCCGCGCCGGAGCCATCATTCATCCCGCTCTTGCCGCCGCTTATGCTGCCGGCGCAGAGCCGGACCACAAGTAA
- a CDS encoding ABC transporter permease — MQFDLSRRFFRVWQRNFVVYRKTWKIGFIPPLLEPLFYLVAFGVGLGVMVGRVNYAGGSIPYTTFIAPALIAVNIMQSAFFETTFASFVRMFYQKTFDGMLATPLSVDEVITGELLWGATKSAIGTFLMMLAISAFGLLHYPGALLLLPIAFLGGLAFACAGMVCTAIVPTIEVFNLPIFLFITPMFLFGGTFFPLSNLPAWAQIVAHTLPLTHLVELCRGVSLGGFSSKLLYSLLYLLLWIALFYPLAIVLMRRRLIK, encoded by the coding sequence ATGCAATTTGACCTGAGTCGCCGTTTTTTCCGGGTTTGGCAGCGCAATTTTGTGGTCTATCGCAAGACCTGGAAGATCGGCTTCATCCCTCCCCTGCTTGAACCGCTTTTTTACCTCGTTGCCTTCGGTGTCGGACTCGGGGTCATGGTCGGCCGCGTCAATTACGCCGGCGGCAGCATCCCCTACACCACTTTTATCGCCCCGGCGCTCATCGCCGTCAACATCATGCAGAGCGCATTTTTTGAAACAACCTTCGCTTCTTTTGTCCGGATGTTTTATCAAAAGACTTTTGACGGCATGCTCGCCACCCCGCTCAGTGTCGATGAAGTCATCACCGGCGAACTCCTTTGGGGCGCAACCAAATCGGCCATCGGTACCTTCCTGATGATGCTGGCGATCAGTGCTTTCGGGCTTCTGCATTATCCCGGAGCTCTCCTTTTGCTGCCGATCGCCTTTCTCGGCGGTTTGGCTTTTGCCTGCGCCGGCATGGTCTGCACCGCCATCGTCCCGACCATTGAAGTCTTCAATCTACCGATCTTCCTCTTTATTACGCCGATGTTCCTCTTTGGCGGCACCTTCTTTCCCCTGAGCAACCTCCCCGCATGGGCACAAATTGTCGCTCACACCCTCCCCCTCACTCATCTCGTCGAACTCTGTCGCGGCGTAAGTCTGGGAGGATTCAGCAGCAAGCTTCTCTATTCTCTCCTTTATCTCCTCCTCTGGATCGCCCTTTTCTATCCCCTTGCCATAGTTCTCATGCGCCGCCGCTTGATCAAGTAG
- a CDS encoding ABC transporter: MTETAATPLVHAQDLRKTYGAMTAVDGVTFSIRRGECFGLLGPNGAGKTTTIRMLYGFTPRTSGALELFGTECDSSWRTIKSRIGVCQQDNTLDPDLTVVQNLNVFGGYFNLSKTQLQDRIDHLLRFAALDNRRDADVRGLSGGMVRRLILARALINEPELLILDEPTTGLDPQSRHQLWSRLEDLKAQGLTTLLTTHYMDEAERLCDRLVIMDQGRILVEGAPGELINAHVGRTVIEIMTPGSSIRTLLQEKSVAFEDLGHRLIVYHRDGEELYRELISSEYREGCLLRPATLEDVFLRLTGRDLRE; this comes from the coding sequence ATGACTGAAACCGCTGCCACCCCTCTGGTACATGCCCAGGATCTCAGGAAAACTTACGGCGCGATGACCGCGGTCGACGGGGTGACCTTCTCTATCCGCCGCGGTGAATGCTTTGGACTGCTCGGCCCCAACGGCGCTGGCAAGACGACCACGATCCGCATGTTGTACGGCTTTACCCCGCGCACCAGCGGCGCCCTCGAACTTTTCGGCACTGAATGCGATTCTTCCTGGCGAACCATCAAATCACGCATCGGCGTCTGTCAGCAGGACAACACCCTCGACCCCGACCTGACGGTTGTACAGAATCTTAACGTCTTTGGCGGTTATTTTAATCTCTCCAAAACACAACTCCAGGACCGCATCGATCACTTGCTGCGTTTTGCTGCGCTTGATAATCGCCGTGATGCCGACGTGCGCGGCTTGTCGGGAGGGATGGTGCGCCGCCTCATCCTTGCCCGTGCACTGATTAACGAGCCGGAACTGCTTATCCTCGATGAACCGACGACCGGACTCGATCCGCAATCCCGCCACCAGCTCTGGAGTCGTCTCGAAGATCTCAAAGCCCAAGGACTCACCACCCTCCTCACCACCCACTATATGGATGAAGCCGAGCGCCTTTGTGACCGCCTGGTGATCATGGATCAAGGCCGCATCCTCGTCGAAGGGGCGCCAGGCGAGCTGATCAATGCCCATGTCGGCCGCACTGTTATTGAAATCATGACACCGGGGAGCAGCATCCGGACACTCTTACAGGAGAAATCTGTCGCCTTTGAAGATCTCGGCCATCGCCTGATCGTTTACCACCGTGATGGTGAGGAGCTTTATCGGGAATTGATCTCTAGTGAATATCGTGAAGGATGCCTGCTGCGCCCGGCCACCCTTGAAGATGTCTTTTTACGGCTGACCGGAAGGGATCTGCGCGAATGA
- a CDS encoding hydroxylamine reductase → MFCYQCEQTAQGTGCTKIGVCGKQPDVAALQDLLVHQLKGIGFWGNLARKNGAKDAEIDRFLLEGLFTTVTNVDFDAEAIAKILRRGAALRSKAQALAGPYSGAVPDAASFTLAADTSAMVNQAEACSIANVHADLDIKSMRELIIYGLKGMAAYADHALILGLEDESIYAYMHKALAATLDDSLGLMDLVGLAMECGQVNLTCMGLLDAANTGAYGHPVPTPVQLGTKAGKAILVSGHDLKMLEELLKQSEGKGINIYTHGEMLPAHGYPGLKKYAHLAGNFGGAWQDQAKEFSEFPGAIIFNTNCIQRPSDSYKDRLFTWGLVQWPDVAHVDGWDFSAVITKAQSLPGFSDNPGKEILVGFGHNAVLGVAGQVIDAVKAGQIKHFFLIGGCDGAKSGRNYYTEFAEKVPKDCVILTLACGKYRFNKLDFGDIGGIPRLLDVGQCNDAYSAIQIAVALAGAFKCGVNDLPLSMILSWYEQKAVVILLTLLHLGIKNIKLGPSLPAFISPNVLNFLVENFNIAPITTAEADLKQILG, encoded by the coding sequence ATGTTTTGTTATCAATGTGAACAGACAGCACAGGGGACAGGCTGTACGAAAATCGGCGTTTGCGGCAAACAACCGGATGTCGCCGCCCTTCAGGATCTGCTCGTCCATCAGCTCAAAGGGATCGGTTTCTGGGGGAATCTCGCGCGCAAAAACGGCGCCAAGGATGCGGAGATCGATCGCTTCCTCCTGGAAGGACTCTTCACGACTGTGACCAATGTCGACTTCGATGCTGAAGCGATTGCGAAAATTCTCCGTAGAGGTGCAGCGCTTCGCTCCAAAGCCCAGGCCTTGGCCGGTCCTTACTCCGGAGCAGTGCCTGATGCGGCCAGCTTCACCCTGGCAGCTGATACCTCTGCGATGGTCAACCAGGCCGAAGCCTGTTCCATCGCCAATGTTCATGCTGACCTCGATATCAAATCGATGCGCGAGCTGATCATCTACGGGCTTAAAGGGATGGCCGCCTATGCCGACCACGCATTAATTCTGGGCCTTGAAGATGAGTCGATCTACGCCTATATGCACAAAGCTCTCGCCGCCACCCTCGATGACTCTTTGGGGCTCATGGATCTGGTCGGCCTGGCCATGGAATGCGGTCAGGTCAACCTGACCTGCATGGGCCTTCTCGATGCTGCCAACACCGGCGCCTATGGCCACCCGGTCCCGACCCCGGTCCAACTCGGCACCAAGGCCGGCAAAGCCATTCTTGTCTCGGGGCACGACCTGAAAATGCTCGAAGAACTCCTCAAGCAGAGCGAAGGCAAAGGGATCAACATCTACACCCACGGTGAAATGCTCCCGGCACACGGCTATCCCGGCCTGAAAAAATACGCGCACCTCGCCGGTAACTTTGGCGGCGCCTGGCAGGATCAAGCCAAAGAATTCAGCGAGTTCCCCGGTGCAATTATCTTTAACACCAACTGCATCCAACGCCCCAGTGACAGCTACAAAGACCGCCTCTTCACCTGGGGATTGGTCCAGTGGCCTGACGTTGCCCACGTAGATGGCTGGGATTTCTCGGCGGTCATCACCAAGGCTCAGTCCCTCCCCGGCTTTAGTGACAACCCCGGCAAAGAGATCCTCGTCGGTTTCGGTCACAATGCTGTCCTTGGCGTTGCCGGTCAGGTCATCGATGCGGTGAAGGCCGGTCAGATCAAGCACTTCTTTCTCATCGGCGGGTGCGACGGCGCCAAGAGCGGCCGTAACTACTACACCGAGTTCGCCGAGAAAGTACCGAAAGATTGCGTCATCCTCACCCTCGCCTGCGGGAAGTATCGTTTCAACAAGCTCGACTTCGGCGATATCGGCGGTATTCCGCGTCTCCTCGATGTCGGCCAGTGTAACGATGCCTACAGTGCCATCCAGATCGCTGTCGCCCTCGCCGGTGCCTTCAAATGCGGTGTGAACGATCTGCCGCTGTCGATGATCCTGTCCTGGTACGAGCAGAAGGCGGTCGTTATCCTCCTCACCCTCCTCCACCTCGGCATCAAGAATATTAAACTCGGGCCGTCCCTCCCGGCCTTCATTTCGCCGAATGTCCTTAACTTCCTGGTTGAAAACTTCAACATTGCACCGATTACCACCGCTGAAGCCGACCTCAAACAGATCCTCGGTTAA
- a CDS encoding EVE domain-containing protein, translating to MTVPTQGVKQRFWLLKSEPSCFSFADLQARPNGVEHWDGVRNFQARNFLRDEIKVGDGVLFYHSNIPEPAIVGVARVVRGGYPDFTARDPENEHFDPRATDAAPIWYMVDVQAVAALPVPLTRNMLTAHPLLGAMAVLKRGNRLSVQEVTACEWREVLAVGGFNVDMREESACG from the coding sequence TTGACAGTTCCCACGCAGGGCGTAAAGCAACGGTTCTGGTTGCTGAAGTCCGAACCCTCCTGTTTCTCCTTTGCTGATTTACAGGCACGTCCGAACGGTGTTGAGCATTGGGATGGTGTCCGCAACTTTCAGGCACGCAATTTTCTGCGCGATGAGATCAAGGTCGGGGACGGCGTCCTCTTTTATCACAGTAATATTCCCGAACCGGCGATTGTCGGTGTGGCGCGCGTGGTCCGGGGAGGATATCCGGATTTTACCGCCCGTGATCCCGAAAATGAGCACTTTGATCCGCGGGCAACGGATGCGGCGCCGATCTGGTATATGGTCGATGTTCAGGCCGTTGCGGCGTTACCCGTTCCCTTGACGCGCAATATGTTAACTGCACACCCCTTGCTGGGGGCCATGGCGGTCTTGAAACGGGGGAATCGCCTTTCTGTGCAGGAAGTGACGGCCTGTGAATGGCGAGAGGTCCTTGCTGTCGGGGGTTTTAATGTTGATATGAGAGAGGAGAGTGCTTGTGGCTGA
- a CDS encoding pilus assembly protein PilZ, which produces MAEKRCNYRHPKRLPVKFGVGIASVSGFTEDLSHFGLFIKTGAVYGPGQELVVELNLQQELLVRIVVKVRWAKKVPPALLRNYKGGMGFTIIRFLEGEEYYRDFCDELQQIRAERNNFGAKGLACHLE; this is translated from the coding sequence GTGGCTGAGAAACGTTGTAATTATCGTCATCCCAAGAGGTTGCCGGTAAAGTTTGGTGTCGGTATTGCGAGTGTTTCCGGATTTACGGAAGATCTCTCCCATTTCGGTCTTTTTATCAAGACAGGAGCTGTTTATGGCCCCGGGCAGGAATTAGTCGTCGAGTTGAATCTGCAGCAAGAACTCCTGGTCAGAATAGTGGTTAAGGTCCGGTGGGCAAAGAAAGTTCCTCCAGCGTTACTCCGTAACTACAAAGGGGGAATGGGTTTCACCATTATCCGTTTTCTTGAGGGTGAAGAATATTATCGTGATTTTTGTGATGAGCTTCAGCAGATAAGAGCCGAGCGTAATAACTTTGGTGCAAAGGGTTTGGCCTGCCACCTGGAATAG
- a CDS encoding peptide-binding protein: protein MPPSANQPAAPPVHGDTMISGMIGDASNLLPVLSSDSASSEVSELVYNGLVRYDKNLKLEGELAKSWEISPDNLTITFHLRPGVKWHDGTPFTADDVLFTYQLLVDPLVPTAYADRYKLVTRAEVLDPLTFRVQYAKPLASALISWGFSIHPRHLLAGQDLSKSPLASAPVGTGPYRFKEWKRGEKMVLEANRDYWEGAPYIDRVVYRVIPDESTMFLELQAGGVDQMGLTPIQYARQTDTATFKRQFSKYRYPSFAYTYLGYNLKNPLFQDKRVRQALSFAINKQELIDGVLLGLGQEATGPYKPGTWPNNPNVKKYPFDPTQAKKLLAEAGWSDRNGDGIVDKDGRPLAFTIVTNQGNEARIKSAEIIQRRLHDVGVDVKIRVIEWASFLKEFINPGKFEATILGWSVPIDPDSYNVWHSSKTRPGELNFIGFKNAEVDTLLEKGRETLDEAQRKKYYDRFQEILAEEQPYTFLYVPDALPVVAARFKGIEPAAAGIMHDFIKWHVPKDEWKYAQ from the coding sequence ATGCCGCCGAGTGCCAACCAGCCCGCAGCCCCGCCGGTGCATGGCGATACCATGATCTCGGGGATGATCGGCGACGCCAGCAATCTGCTGCCGGTCCTTTCCTCGGACAGCGCTTCTTCGGAAGTGAGTGAACTTGTTTATAACGGCCTGGTCCGTTACGACAAGAATCTGAAGCTTGAAGGAGAGTTGGCAAAGTCGTGGGAGATCTCCCCCGATAATCTGACGATCACCTTTCATCTGCGGCCGGGAGTGAAGTGGCACGATGGCACCCCCTTTACCGCCGATGACGTCCTCTTTACCTACCAGCTCCTAGTCGATCCTCTGGTGCCAACGGCTTATGCCGATCGCTATAAACTCGTGACCAGGGCAGAAGTCCTTGATCCCCTGACCTTTCGGGTCCAGTATGCCAAGCCGCTCGCCTCGGCGCTGATCAGCTGGGGCTTCTCGATTCATCCCCGTCACCTTCTTGCCGGTCAGGATCTCAGCAAGAGTCCGCTGGCAAGTGCCCCGGTCGGCACCGGTCCTTATCGTTTTAAAGAGTGGAAGCGCGGTGAGAAGATGGTCCTCGAAGCGAACCGCGATTATTGGGAAGGAGCTCCCTATATCGATCGGGTCGTTTATCGGGTGATCCCCGACGAATCGACGATGTTTCTCGAACTTCAGGCCGGGGGGGTTGACCAGATGGGGTTGACACCGATTCAGTATGCCCGGCAGACCGATACCGCGACCTTCAAGCGTCAATTCAGTAAATACCGCTATCCGTCCTTTGCTTACACTTATCTCGGCTACAATCTCAAGAATCCGCTCTTTCAAGACAAACGGGTCCGGCAAGCTCTTTCGTTCGCGATCAACAAGCAAGAACTGATCGATGGTGTCCTCCTCGGTCTCGGTCAGGAAGCGACCGGTCCCTATAAGCCCGGCACCTGGCCAAATAATCCGAACGTTAAAAAATATCCCTTCGACCCGACGCAAGCAAAAAAACTATTGGCTGAAGCCGGCTGGAGCGATCGTAACGGCGACGGCATTGTCGACAAGGATGGCCGGCCCCTGGCCTTCACCATCGTCACCAATCAGGGGAATGAAGCCCGGATCAAGAGCGCCGAGATTATCCAGCGGCGCCTGCACGATGTCGGCGTCGATGTCAAAATCCGCGTGATCGAGTGGGCCTCCTTCCTCAAAGAGTTTATCAACCCCGGCAAGTTCGAGGCGACGATCCTCGGCTGGAGCGTGCCGATCGATCCCGACAGTTATAACGTCTGGCATTCGAGCAAGACCCGGCCCGGCGAGTTGAACTTTATCGGTTTCAAGAATGCGGAAGTCGATACGCTCCTCGAAAAGGGGCGGGAAACCCTGGACGAAGCGCAGCGGAAGAAATATTACGATCGTTTTCAGGAAATTCTTGCTGAAGAACAGCCCTATACCTTCCTTTATGTTCCGGATGCGCTGCCGGTGGTTGCGGCCCGCTTTAAAGGGATAGAGCCGGCGGCCGCAGGGATCATGCATGATTTCATTAAGTGGCATGTGCCGAAAGATGAATGGAAATACGCTCAATAG
- a CDS encoding diguanylate cyclase produces the protein MLNYLARRFLMMIPLLIGITLISFVVIHLAPGEPTDMQTQLNPEVSTELRNRLRDQYGLDKPLVVQYGEWLGRFVRLDFGNSFSQDRRPVLDKIVERLPITISINLLSIVAILATAIPIGIYSATHRGSLFDRMTTILVFIGFAAPSFWLALLLMDFFGVRLGVLPIAGLKSLDYDSLSSVGKVMDLGRHLILPVFISTFGGLAGFSRYMRSNMLEVIRQDYILTARAKGLSEQTVIYRHALRNALLPVITILGLSVPGLIGGSVIFETIFAIPGMGKLFYDGVMMRDYPLIMGILVMGAILTLIGNLLADLCYAFADPRIRNR, from the coding sequence ATGCTGAATTATCTGGCCCGGCGGTTTTTAATGATGATCCCCCTGTTGATCGGGATTACCTTGATCTCCTTTGTGGTGATCCATCTCGCGCCGGGCGAGCCGACCGACATGCAGACCCAGCTCAACCCCGAGGTAAGCACTGAACTGCGGAATCGCCTGCGCGACCAGTATGGTCTCGATAAGCCGTTGGTGGTTCAGTATGGCGAATGGCTGGGGCGCTTTGTCCGTCTCGATTTCGGCAACTCCTTTTCGCAGGATCGGCGTCCGGTTCTGGACAAAATTGTCGAACGGCTGCCGATCACCATCAGTATCAATCTTCTGTCGATCGTCGCCATCCTCGCTACCGCCATACCCATCGGCATCTATTCAGCAACACATCGCGGTTCTCTCTTTGACCGCATGACGACAATTCTGGTCTTTATCGGCTTTGCCGCCCCCTCCTTCTGGCTGGCGCTGCTCCTCATGGACTTTTTCGGGGTGCGCCTTGGAGTCTTGCCGATTGCCGGGCTCAAGTCTCTGGACTACGACTCCTTGAGTTCTGTCGGTAAAGTCATGGATCTCGGCCGCCATCTCATTCTGCCGGTCTTTATCTCGACCTTTGGCGGTCTTGCCGGCTTCTCGCGCTACATGCGCTCGAATATGCTGGAAGTCATCCGCCAGGATTACATCCTCACTGCCCGCGCCAAGGGCCTTTCAGAGCAGACTGTGATCTATCGTCATGCGCTGCGGAATGCCCTGTTGCCGGTGATTACCATTCTCGGGCTATCGGTGCCGGGACTCATCGGCGGGAGTGTCATCTTTGAAACAATCTTCGCCATCCCCGGCATGGGCAAGCTCTTTTACGACGGGGTAATGATGCGCGACTACCCTCTGATTATGGGGATCCTGGTGATGGGGGCCATCCTCACCCTGATTGGCAATCTTCTCGCGGATCTTTGTTATGCTTTTGCCGACCCGCGTATTCGCAACCGTTAG
- a CDS encoding ferritin yields MNSPDVCFTFEAALEMAVAMEESGFRHYLAALRSCQRPETKMILRDAALDELDHKYQLEKALVEGTIDHLHFDHPVPTMDLDYLLAQKTLRPDADAREALAYAIHLEKISLDFYLSMASACDGAPMAAIFTRMANDEARHLRSLEDDYETHCLTEN; encoded by the coding sequence ATGAACAGTCCCGATGTCTGTTTTACTTTTGAAGCGGCCCTGGAGATGGCAGTGGCGATGGAGGAAAGCGGCTTCCGCCATTATCTTGCGGCTCTGCGCAGCTGCCAGCGGCCGGAGACGAAGATGATCCTCAGGGACGCCGCCCTCGACGAGCTTGATCATAAGTATCAACTCGAAAAGGCGCTGGTCGAAGGGACGATCGACCACCTGCACTTTGACCATCCGGTGCCGACAATGGATCTTGATTACCTCCTGGCGCAAAAGACCTTACGTCCGGATGCCGATGCACGTGAAGCTCTTGCCTACGCTATCCATCTCGAAAAAATCTCTCTCGATTTTTATCTGAGCATGGCAAGCGCCTGCGACGGAGCACCGATGGCGGCGATCTTTACCCGGATGGCGAATGATGAAGCCCGGCATTTACGTTCCCTTGAAGACGACTACGAAACCCACTGTCTGACCGAAAACTGA
- a CDS encoding AzlD domain-containing protein: protein MNYSDYLWLLFGMGIVTYLPRVLPLVLLADRNLPAGLRDWLSLIPVAILAALLAPGLLLDSSTRTLSLGKPELFAAIPTLLLALRTRSLGMSVIFGMGFYWLIQHWI, encoded by the coding sequence ATGAACTACTCTGACTATTTGTGGCTTCTTTTCGGGATGGGGATCGTCACTTACCTGCCGCGCGTTTTGCCACTGGTGCTCCTCGCCGATCGCAACCTTCCTGCCGGGCTCCGCGATTGGCTGAGCCTGATTCCGGTCGCCATCCTCGCCGCCCTGCTGGCGCCGGGATTACTGCTCGACAGCAGCACCCGGACCCTGTCTCTGGGTAAGCCGGAACTCTTCGCCGCCATCCCCACCCTCCTTCTGGCCCTGCGCACCAGATCACTTGGAATGTCCGTTATCTTCGGCATGGGATTCTATTGGCTCATCCAGCACTGGATTTAA
- a CDS encoding branched-chain amino acid ABC transporter permease, giving the protein MTRQSTLSTLGAGAVAAWPICLGYIPIGLALGVLARQTGFSPLDIGLMSLCVFAGSAQFIAVAMIGQGAAPAAIILTTLIVNFRHLLMSSALAVHLRGSSRRFLFLFGYGITDESFALNMVRFRSDWDPWRALALNQVANATWIVSTIIGALAGSLIPAGAYGIDFALPAMFIALLVTQLQSRLHIITAVLALSVSTLWALLLPGNSYALAAAIIAASGGFLLKRLGKKSWGLG; this is encoded by the coding sequence ATGACCCGGCAAAGCACCCTTTCTACCCTTGGAGCAGGAGCTGTTGCCGCCTGGCCGATCTGCCTGGGCTACATCCCCATCGGCCTCGCCCTTGGCGTCCTCGCCCGTCAGACGGGATTTTCTCCCCTCGATATCGGTTTGATGTCCCTCTGCGTCTTTGCCGGCAGCGCCCAGTTTATCGCCGTGGCGATGATCGGCCAGGGAGCAGCCCCGGCGGCGATCATCCTCACCACCCTGATCGTCAACTTTCGCCATCTCCTGATGAGTTCGGCACTGGCTGTCCACCTACGCGGTTCTTCGCGAAGATTTCTTTTCCTCTTCGGCTATGGGATCACCGACGAAAGCTTTGCTCTCAACATGGTTCGCTTTCGGAGCGACTGGGACCCCTGGCGGGCTCTGGCTCTTAACCAGGTGGCCAACGCCACCTGGATCGTTTCGACGATCATCGGCGCCTTGGCCGGCAGTCTCATCCCCGCCGGTGCTTACGGCATTGACTTTGCTCTACCGGCGATGTTTATCGCCCTCCTCGTCACCCAACTGCAAAGCCGTCTCCATATAATCACTGCCGTGCTTGCCCTCAGTGTCAGCACTCTTTGGGCCCTCCTCCTCCCCGGCAACAGTTATGCCCTGGCTGCGGCAATCATTGCCGCCAGCGGCGGATTTCTGTTGAAACGTTTGGGGAAAAAGAGCTGGGGGTTGGGATGA